In a single window of the Streptomyces sp. CGMCC 4.7035 genome:
- a CDS encoding FAD/NAD(P)-binding protein, which translates to MRPSLVIVGVGPRGTGLLERIAANAPNLYAASELDVHLVDPYPPGGGRIWREAQSPLLWMNSHAEDVTMFTDETVTMEGPVREGPTLHEWAGVDGRLFADRQRQGAYMRWVYEQTVAALPAGIRVHHHPHLAVRVDGPRDGRQRVWLEGRTEPLLADLVVLTIGHLDAELDEEQGALASYARTHGLVHLPPDFTADSDLSSLKAGEPVLVRGFGLAFVDLMVLLTEGRGGRHEGDTYLPSGREPVLHVGSRRGVPYHSKIGYDWTGERPPLPRFFGPAEVDSLLARPDGFDFRRDVWPLIEKELGFAHYHRLFTAHPERTTVAWADFEEKYAVADAVSLPALVAAAVPDPADRLDLSALDHPLDSVRHPSYDELQDGLRAYIEADLARRHEPAHSPDLAVFLGLLSVYGQLVRLGDIGSWWHGFFSYLASGPPGPRLRQMLALSRAGVLKFLGADMTVTAEDGVFRATSATVPGAHVEARALVEARLPNPTVERTRDRLLRELYAEGAAATAEGLLAVDPADGRVLDRSGSPHPRRFALGPHTDARGSGAFTRPRTGGPAFRQNDAAARAVLAFLRDLSGHAAA; encoded by the coding sequence ATGAGGCCCTCCCTGGTGATCGTCGGGGTCGGACCGCGGGGGACCGGCCTCCTGGAGCGGATAGCCGCCAACGCGCCCAATCTGTACGCCGCTTCGGAGCTGGATGTGCACCTGGTGGACCCGTATCCGCCGGGCGGCGGACGCATCTGGCGCGAGGCGCAGTCGCCGCTGCTGTGGATGAACTCGCACGCCGAGGACGTCACCATGTTCACCGACGAGACGGTGACCATGGAGGGCCCCGTGCGTGAGGGCCCGACCCTGCACGAATGGGCGGGCGTCGACGGGCGCCTCTTCGCCGACCGGCAGCGGCAGGGCGCGTACATGCGCTGGGTCTACGAGCAGACGGTCGCCGCACTGCCGGCGGGCATCCGCGTCCACCACCACCCCCACCTCGCCGTGCGGGTCGACGGCCCGCGTGACGGCCGGCAGCGGGTCTGGCTGGAGGGGCGCACCGAGCCGCTCCTCGCCGACCTCGTCGTCCTCACGATCGGCCATCTCGACGCCGAACTCGACGAGGAGCAGGGTGCGTTGGCGTCGTACGCGCGCACCCACGGCCTGGTCCACCTGCCGCCCGACTTCACGGCGGACAGCGATCTGTCCTCGCTGAAGGCCGGCGAACCGGTCCTCGTGCGCGGCTTCGGGCTCGCCTTCGTCGACCTCATGGTGCTGCTGACCGAGGGGCGCGGCGGACGCCACGAGGGCGACACGTACCTTCCTTCCGGACGCGAACCGGTACTCCACGTCGGTTCCCGGCGCGGCGTCCCGTACCACTCGAAGATCGGCTACGACTGGACGGGCGAGAGGCCGCCGCTGCCTCGGTTCTTCGGTCCTGCCGAGGTCGACTCCCTGCTCGCGCGCCCGGACGGCTTCGACTTCCGGCGGGACGTATGGCCGCTGATCGAGAAGGAGCTGGGCTTCGCCCACTACCACCGGCTGTTCACCGCCCATCCCGAACGCACCACCGTCGCCTGGGCGGACTTCGAGGAGAAGTACGCCGTCGCCGACGCGGTGTCGCTGCCCGCACTGGTGGCCGCCGCCGTACCGGACCCCGCCGACCGGCTGGACCTCAGCGCGCTCGACCATCCGCTGGACAGCGTGCGCCACCCGTCGTACGACGAACTCCAGGACGGCCTGCGCGCCTACATCGAGGCGGACCTGGCACGACGTCATGAGCCGGCCCACAGTCCGGACCTGGCGGTCTTCCTCGGACTGCTCTCCGTTTACGGGCAACTGGTGCGGCTCGGGGACATCGGGTCCTGGTGGCACGGTTTCTTCAGCTATCTGGCGTCCGGTCCGCCCGGACCGCGACTGCGGCAGATGCTCGCGCTGTCCCGCGCGGGCGTGCTGAAGTTCCTCGGCGCCGACATGACCGTCACCGCCGAGGACGGGGTGTTCCGGGCGACGAGCGCCACCGTGCCCGGCGCGCACGTCGAGGCCCGCGCGCTCGTCGAGGCGCGGCTGCCGAACCCCACGGTCGAGCGCACCCGGGACCGGCTGCTGCGCGAGCTGTACGCCGAGGGTGCCGCCGCCACCGCCGAGGGGCTGCTCGCCGTGGATCCCGCCGACGGACGGGTCCTGGACCGCTCCGGCTCGCCGCATCCGCGGCGCTTCGCGCTCGGTCCGCACACCGATGCCCGGGGTTCCGGCGCGTTCACCCGGCCCCGCACGGGCGGACCGGCGTTCCGGCAGAACGACGCGGCGGCGCGGGCCGTGCTCGCGTTCCTGCGCGACCTGTCCGGTCATGCCGCGGCCTGA
- a CDS encoding nitrate- and nitrite sensing domain-containing protein, whose amino-acid sequence MPGARRGTGHTAPRTIRTRLLSILVLALAVPLALLGAAAAEQISAYRNAAATADNARLEITLQGLVHELQKERGLTTGYVGGVREFGARLPAQRKATDAARARLHRALVGRDDAAAASVRESLGRLGGLAGIRRHAGDGTGAVKDTFDYFTTTITGLDRLGLGLDDVHDGRLRAAYHALHVLGNVKEFTGEERAIVLGSVRSGRFRADDYGRFLQIRAGRLAALESFPRSATRAQERRLDAALTTPDAGRALAYEGVAVRGGGRLGSRGIPPMSWWESMTSTINGLRDVQTSLGRDVEHRAAGLESAARRDLLLFVLFALGTVAALGHLTLDCVRSVSTPLAVLAQQAREVAGGRLPRAVASVRNGTPGRNPGPPVPLAVPDRSAAEVLDIADAFDRVQRALFDLATEQAARRRAERSSGGSPAQLLQVGDRL is encoded by the coding sequence GTGCCCGGCGCCCGCCGCGGGACCGGACACACGGCTCCCCGCACCATCCGCACCAGGCTCCTGAGCATCCTCGTGCTCGCCCTCGCCGTGCCGCTCGCCCTGCTCGGCGCGGCCGCCGCCGAGCAGATCTCCGCCTACCGCAACGCGGCCGCCACCGCGGACAACGCCCGGCTGGAGATCACCCTCCAGGGACTCGTCCACGAACTGCAGAAGGAGCGCGGGCTGACCACCGGGTACGTCGGTGGCGTACGGGAGTTCGGCGCCAGGCTGCCCGCCCAGCGCAAGGCCACGGACGCCGCCCGTGCCCGGCTTCACAGGGCGCTCGTGGGCCGCGACGACGCGGCCGCCGCCTCCGTGCGCGAGTCCCTGGGGCGGCTCGGCGGGCTCGCCGGGATCCGCCGGCACGCCGGAGACGGCACCGGCGCGGTCAAGGACACCTTCGACTACTTCACCACCACCATCACCGGCCTCGACCGGCTCGGGCTCGGCCTCGACGATGTGCACGACGGCCGGCTGCGCGCCGCCTACCACGCGCTTCACGTCCTCGGTAACGTCAAGGAGTTCACCGGCGAGGAACGCGCCATCGTGCTCGGCTCGGTGCGCTCGGGGCGGTTCCGCGCCGACGACTACGGCCGCTTCCTGCAGATCCGCGCCGGACGGCTCGCCGCACTGGAGAGCTTCCCGCGCTCGGCCACCCGCGCCCAGGAGCGGCGCCTCGACGCGGCGCTCACCACACCCGACGCCGGGCGAGCCCTCGCGTACGAGGGCGTCGCGGTGCGCGGCGGCGGCCGGCTCGGCTCGCGCGGCATCCCGCCGATGTCCTGGTGGGAGTCCATGACCTCCACCATCAACGGTCTGCGTGACGTGCAGACCTCGCTCGGCAGGGACGTCGAGCACCGCGCTGCCGGGCTGGAGAGTGCCGCCCGGCGCGATCTGCTGCTGTTCGTGCTGTTCGCGCTCGGGACCGTCGCCGCGCTCGGTCACCTCACCCTCGACTGCGTACGGTCCGTCTCCACGCCGCTCGCCGTACTCGCCCAGCAGGCCAGGGAGGTGGCCGGCGGGCGGCTGCCGCGGGCCGTCGCCTCCGTGCGGAACGGCACCCCGGGCCGGAACCCGGGGCCGCCCGTGCCGCTCGCCGTGCCCGACCGGTCCGCTGCGGAAGTCCTCGACATCGCCGACGCGTTCGACCGGGTGCAGCGCGCCCTCTTCGACCTCGCCACCGAGCAGGCCGCGCGGCGCCGCGCCGAAAGGAGCAGCGGCGGGTCACCCGCACAACTGCTTCAGGTCGGTGATCGTCTTTAG
- a CDS encoding cell division protein SepF: MGSVRKASAWLGLVDDNDDERYYDDDYAEGQEQGDAWVTDPRVQVASDTAEDKGRRIGTVTPDSFRDARAIGELFRDGVPVIMNLTNMEPADAKRVVDFAAGLIFGLRGSIDRVSTRVFLLTPAHTEIVSGDTAGRHTGGFFNQS; this comes from the coding sequence ATGGGATCGGTGCGCAAGGCGAGTGCGTGGCTTGGCCTCGTCGACGACAACGATGACGAGCGGTACTACGACGACGACTACGCCGAGGGTCAGGAGCAGGGCGATGCCTGGGTGACCGACCCGCGTGTGCAGGTCGCGTCCGACACCGCGGAGGACAAGGGCCGCCGGATCGGCACGGTCACCCCGGACAGCTTCCGGGACGCCCGGGCGATCGGCGAGCTGTTCCGGGACGGCGTACCCGTGATCATGAACCTCACGAACATGGAGCCGGCCGACGCCAAGCGCGTGGTGGACTTCGCGGCCGGTCTGATCTTCGGTCTGCGCGGCTCCATCGACCGTGTTTCCACCCGCGTCTTCCTGCTGACCCCCGCGCACACGGAGATCGTCAGCGGCGACACCGCCGGCCGCCACACCGGCGGCTTCTTCAACCAGAGCTGA
- a CDS encoding acyl-CoA dehydrogenase family protein, with translation MSASPTAPPFDPADPLGIDDLLDAEDLAIRDTVRTWAAQRVLPYVAEWYETGELPGIRELARELGGIGALGMSLSGYGCAGASAVQYGLACLELEAADSGIRSLVSVQGSLAMYAVHRFGSEEQKQQWLPRMAAGEVIGCFGLTEPDQGSDPASMRTYAKRDGSDWVLNGRKMWITNGSVAGVAVVWARTDDGIRGFVVPTDSPGFSAPEIKHKWSLRASVTSELVLDDVRLPADAVLPGVVGLKGPLSCLSHARYGIVWGAMGAARSCFEAAVEYAKTREQFGRPIGGFQLTQAKLADMAVELHKGILLAHHLGRRMDAGRLRPEQVSFGKLNNVREAIDICRTARTILGANGISLEYPVMRHATNLESVLTYEGTVEMHQLVLGKALTGLDAFR, from the coding sequence ATGTCCGCGTCCCCGACCGCGCCGCCCTTCGACCCCGCCGACCCGCTCGGGATCGACGATCTGCTGGACGCCGAGGATCTCGCCATCCGCGACACCGTGCGGACCTGGGCGGCACAGCGAGTGCTGCCGTACGTCGCCGAGTGGTACGAGACGGGGGAGCTGCCGGGGATCCGGGAACTCGCTCGGGAGCTGGGCGGCATCGGGGCGCTCGGCATGTCGCTCAGCGGGTACGGGTGTGCCGGCGCCAGTGCCGTGCAGTACGGTCTCGCCTGTCTGGAGCTGGAGGCCGCCGATTCCGGGATCCGGTCCCTCGTCTCCGTTCAGGGGTCCCTCGCCATGTACGCCGTGCACCGCTTCGGGAGCGAGGAGCAGAAGCAGCAGTGGCTGCCCCGTATGGCCGCCGGTGAGGTCATCGGCTGCTTCGGGCTCACCGAGCCCGACCAGGGGTCGGACCCGGCCTCGATGCGCACCTACGCCAAGCGCGACGGCTCCGACTGGGTGCTGAACGGCCGCAAGATGTGGATCACCAACGGCTCCGTCGCCGGTGTCGCCGTCGTGTGGGCGCGGACCGACGACGGGATCCGTGGATTCGTGGTGCCCACCGACAGCCCTGGCTTCTCCGCCCCCGAGATCAAGCACAAGTGGTCCCTGCGGGCCTCCGTCACCAGTGAACTCGTCCTCGACGACGTACGGCTGCCCGCCGATGCCGTACTGCCCGGCGTCGTAGGGCTCAAGGGGCCGCTCAGCTGTCTCTCCCATGCCCGCTACGGGATCGTGTGGGGAGCCATGGGGGCCGCCCGGTCGTGTTTCGAGGCCGCCGTGGAGTACGCGAAGACCAGGGAGCAGTTCGGCAGGCCCATCGGCGGGTTCCAGCTCACCCAGGCCAAGCTCGCCGACATGGCGGTCGAACTGCACAAGGGGATTCTGCTCGCCCATCATCTGGGGCGGCGCATGGACGCGGGACGGCTCCGTCCCGAACAGGTCAGCTTCGGCAAGCTCAACAACGTACGCGAGGCCATCGACATCTGCCGTACGGCCCGGACCATCCTGGGCGCCAACGGGATCTCACTGGAGTACCCAGTGATGCGGCACGCCACCAACCTGGAATCGGTGCTCACCTATGAGGGCACCGTCGAGATGCACCAGCTCGTGCTGGGCAAGGCGCTCACCGGGCTCGATGCCTTCCGGTGA
- a CDS encoding MFS transporter — MSGTTTAAVAPRRRTAGAGANRWVVLVVLCVSLLLVALDATVLHVAVPAVTEDLRPGAIELLWIVDVYPLVCASLLILFGTLGDRIGRRRVLLLGYGLFGVASGAAALAQDAQVLIAARALLGVGGAMIMPATLSILRHVFPDRRERALAIGIWSAVAAVGAAVGPLLGGFLLERFWWGSVFLINIPLMLVSLPVGRLLLPESRGDRDGPWDVVGALMAAFGLFGMVLGVKRLGGAEPPLSPWTLVPLLAGAALLIAFVRRQRRRAHPLVDLRMFARPAFSTSVGCIVLAMLALVGLELIAAQYLQLVLGFSPLETGLRLLPLTIAAMAAGLLGSNMLHRFGPRRMVVFGFCLTAGSVLTLTAMGGQDNAGLLLFGFVLLGFGLETTLFGAYESMLSEAPSAQAGGAAAIGETSYQLGAGIGIALLGSVMNAAYAPRLTSVPGVPVSDSRAAGHSLGEAYEVAGRLGGERGATLRHVARDSFVHGLHVTLLVSAGLLLLGAVMALRLPRAMNCEPPAAGPAGVPAPREVADSRVSA; from the coding sequence ATGTCCGGGACGACCACGGCCGCCGTCGCGCCGCGCCGTCGGACGGCCGGGGCCGGTGCCAACCGCTGGGTCGTCCTCGTCGTCCTCTGCGTGAGCCTGCTGCTCGTCGCCCTCGACGCCACCGTGCTGCACGTCGCGGTGCCCGCCGTCACCGAGGACCTCAGGCCCGGCGCCATAGAACTGCTCTGGATCGTCGACGTCTATCCGCTGGTCTGTGCCTCGCTGCTGATCCTCTTCGGCACGCTGGGCGACCGGATCGGCCGCAGACGGGTTCTGCTCCTCGGGTACGGGCTCTTCGGTGTCGCCTCCGGTGCCGCGGCCCTGGCCCAGGACGCGCAGGTGCTGATCGCGGCGCGGGCGCTGCTCGGCGTGGGCGGCGCGATGATCATGCCCGCGACGCTGTCCATCCTGCGGCACGTCTTCCCCGACCGGCGCGAGCGGGCGCTGGCGATCGGCATCTGGAGCGCGGTGGCCGCGGTGGGCGCGGCGGTCGGGCCGCTGCTGGGCGGCTTTCTGCTGGAGCGCTTCTGGTGGGGCTCGGTCTTCCTGATCAACATACCGCTGATGCTGGTCAGTCTGCCGGTCGGACGGCTGCTGCTGCCGGAGTCGAGGGGTGACCGCGACGGCCCGTGGGACGTGGTCGGCGCGCTCATGGCGGCGTTCGGCCTCTTCGGGATGGTCCTGGGGGTGAAGCGGCTCGGCGGCGCTGAGCCACCGCTGAGCCCGTGGACGCTGGTGCCGCTGCTCGCGGGCGCGGCCCTGCTCATTGCCTTCGTACGCCGTCAGCGCCGCCGCGCGCACCCGCTGGTGGATCTGCGGATGTTCGCGCGCCCGGCGTTCAGTACGTCGGTCGGTTGCATCGTGCTGGCGATGCTCGCGCTGGTCGGCCTTGAGCTGATCGCGGCGCAGTATCTGCAACTCGTGCTGGGTTTTTCCCCACTGGAGACGGGGCTTCGGCTGCTGCCGCTGACGATCGCGGCCATGGCGGCGGGCCTGCTCGGCTCGAACATGCTGCACCGTTTCGGACCGCGGCGCATGGTCGTCTTCGGTTTCTGCCTCACGGCCGGGTCGGTGCTGACGCTGACGGCGATGGGCGGGCAGGACAACGCGGGGCTGCTGCTGTTCGGTTTCGTGTTGCTGGGCTTCGGGCTGGAGACGACGCTCTTCGGGGCGTACGAGTCGATGCTGAGCGAGGCGCCTTCGGCGCAGGCCGGCGGGGCGGCGGCGATCGGCGAGACGTCGTACCAGCTGGGTGCGGGCATCGGGATCGCGCTGCTGGGCAGCGTGATGAACGCGGCGTACGCGCCCCGCCTGACGTCGGTTCCGGGGGTTCCGGTGTCCGACTCCAGGGCCGCCGGCCACTCGCTGGGGGAGGCGTACGAGGTGGCCGGCCGGCTGGGCGGCGAACGGGGCGCCACCCTGCGTCACGTGGCACGCGACTCCTTCGTGCACGGGCTGCATGTGACGCTCCTGGTCAGCGCGGGGCTGTTGCTGCTGGGCGCGGTGATGGCGCTGCGGCTGCCGCGGGCCATGAACTGCGAGCCGCCCGCGGCGGGCCCGGCCGGGGTCCCCGCGCCCAGGGAGGTCGCGGACTCCCGCGTCTCGGCGTAA
- a CDS encoding glycosyltransferase family 39 protein, translating to MTDLVTRPAPPRVGPVRRATPALAGYVAVRALGVIVLALWSAARGTSPHTLLTARWDSLWYTRVAALGYGYEVRLPNGDVHSNLAFFPLLPWLERLGAVLTPLSYADAGLVVSTLASLAAAWGIFAVADHVYGRRVGVCAVAVWAVLPVGIVQSMAYSESLFTALAAWSLYAVLTQRWVTAAVLASLAGLTRPVGVAVVAAVWAAAIASYARDRHAPAAHGGPRRALGMFLAPLGAAGYVLWVGHHTGKGPLGYLDVQAGWRNGFDGGYAFARFIADKFTSFPSVLAGVGLVVGVALIIWLYVVCVRQGQPLPLLVYAGAVTALALCASSYFGSKPRLLLPAFPLLLPLARLLARGRPRRSVAVLAGVAVASAVYGAWWLNGSGPP from the coding sequence GTGACTGATCTTGTGACGCGCCCGGCGCCGCCCCGCGTCGGCCCCGTGCGCCGTGCCACGCCCGCCCTGGCGGGCTACGTGGCCGTCCGCGCCCTGGGAGTCATCGTGCTCGCGCTGTGGAGCGCGGCGCGCGGCACGAGCCCGCACACCCTGCTGACGGCCCGCTGGGACTCGCTCTGGTACACCCGGGTGGCCGCGCTCGGCTATGGCTATGAGGTCCGGCTCCCGAACGGCGACGTGCACTCGAATCTCGCGTTCTTCCCGCTGCTGCCCTGGCTGGAGCGGCTCGGCGCGGTACTGACACCGTTGTCGTACGCCGATGCGGGTCTCGTCGTCTCGACGCTCGCCTCCCTGGCCGCGGCCTGGGGGATCTTCGCCGTCGCGGACCATGTGTACGGCCGCCGCGTGGGGGTGTGCGCGGTGGCGGTGTGGGCGGTGCTGCCGGTCGGGATAGTGCAGTCGATGGCGTACAGCGAGTCATTGTTCACGGCGCTCGCCGCCTGGTCGCTGTACGCGGTCCTGACGCAACGGTGGGTGACGGCGGCTGTGCTCGCCTCGCTGGCGGGACTGACCCGCCCGGTGGGGGTGGCCGTCGTGGCGGCCGTGTGGGCGGCGGCGATCGCCTCGTACGCACGGGACCGGCACGCACCGGCGGCGCACGGCGGGCCGCGCCGCGCGCTCGGCATGTTCCTCGCCCCCCTCGGCGCCGCGGGATACGTCCTGTGGGTCGGCCACCACACCGGCAAGGGTCCCCTCGGTTATCTCGACGTCCAGGCGGGCTGGCGCAACGGCTTCGACGGCGGCTACGCCTTCGCCCGTTTCATCGCCGACAAGTTCACGTCCTTCCCCTCGGTCCTGGCCGGCGTGGGGCTGGTCGTCGGGGTCGCGCTGATCATCTGGTTGTACGTGGTGTGTGTCCGGCAGGGCCAGCCGCTGCCGCTGCTCGTGTACGCGGGTGCCGTCACCGCACTCGCCCTGTGCGCGTCGAGCTACTTCGGCTCGAAACCGCGCCTCCTGCTGCCCGCCTTCCCGCTGTTGCTGCCCCTCGCCCGACTCCTCGCGCGGGGGCGTCCGCGCAGGTCGGTGGCAGTCCTCGCCGGTGTCGCAGTGGCATCGGCCGTCTACGGAGCGTGGTGGCTGAACGGCTCCGGTCCGCCATGA
- a CDS encoding phosphatase PAP2 family protein, whose product MRTELKLSRLDRLFARLDREPERPAHIDVPRMSRHRVVLFSATLAFYTAIVWAVVVSSWLVRLDWQVMFFRPYQQWPEIHAFLDYYVVLGQRGPTAVMVAAWLGWRSWRQHTLRPLLALGAALLALNITVGAAKYGMGRLGPHYATVVGSNEMWRGGDIFPSGHTANAVVTWGILAYLASTPRARRWLSALSAVTSLGVGLTTVYLGTHWLSDVLLGWAAGLLILLALPWFEPLIARAETAVFALRDRWRSRRALPVPAPAPVGAPSPSAARAADGEAPVREPVGATRAPRPPVYLAPGPHAARSERTPVTPVGSRRPPHSDRVPRGTASARPLAGGG is encoded by the coding sequence GTGCGTACCGAACTAAAGCTGAGCCGTCTGGACCGGCTCTTCGCCAGGTTGGACCGTGAGCCGGAACGTCCGGCCCACATCGATGTGCCCAGGATGAGTCGGCACCGGGTGGTTCTCTTCTCGGCGACGCTGGCCTTCTACACGGCGATCGTGTGGGCCGTCGTCGTCTCCTCCTGGCTGGTCCGGCTCGACTGGCAGGTCATGTTCTTCCGGCCGTACCAGCAGTGGCCGGAGATCCACGCGTTCCTCGACTACTACGTGGTGCTGGGCCAGCGGGGTCCCACCGCGGTGATGGTCGCGGCCTGGCTGGGCTGGCGCTCCTGGCGGCAGCACACCCTGCGCCCACTGCTCGCACTGGGTGCGGCGCTGCTCGCGCTGAACATCACGGTCGGCGCCGCCAAGTACGGCATGGGACGCCTCGGACCCCACTACGCGACCGTCGTCGGGTCGAACGAGATGTGGCGCGGCGGCGATATATTCCCCTCTGGTCACACCGCGAACGCCGTGGTGACCTGGGGGATTCTGGCCTATCTGGCCTCGACGCCGCGAGCCAGACGCTGGCTGTCCGCGCTGTCCGCGGTGACCTCCCTCGGCGTCGGCCTCACCACGGTCTATCTCGGTACGCACTGGCTGAGCGACGTGCTCCTCGGCTGGGCCGCGGGTCTGCTGATCCTGCTGGCGCTGCCCTGGTTCGAGCCGCTGATCGCCCGTGCCGAGACGGCCGTCTTCGCGCTGCGGGACCGTTGGCGCAGCCGCCGTGCCCTCCCGGTGCCGGCTCCGGCCCCGGTCGGCGCGCCCTCCCCGTCCGCGGCGCGCGCCGCGGACGGGGAGGCGCCGGTGCGCGAGCCCGTGGGCGCCACCCGCGCGCCCCGGCCGCCGGTCTACCTGGCTCCCGGTCCGCATGCGGCCCGTTCCGAGCGCACCCCCGTCACCCCGGTGGGCAGTCGCCGCCCGCCGCACTCGGACCGGGTGCCGCGCGGCACCGCCTCTGCCCGTCCGCTGGCAGGCGGCGGCTGA
- a CDS encoding I78 family peptidase inhibitor, with the protein MAPIPTPGAEPEDSPDAYVGLEADRAERLARERGWSAVRSLPPGAIITMEYRIGRLNFEVENGRVRRCWKG; encoded by the coding sequence ATGGCACCCATTCCCACCCCTGGCGCAGAACCCGAGGACTCCCCGGACGCGTACGTCGGCCTGGAGGCCGACCGCGCCGAGCGGCTCGCCCGTGAGCGCGGTTGGAGTGCGGTCCGCTCGCTGCCGCCGGGCGCGATCATCACCATGGAGTACCGCATCGGACGGCTGAACTTCGAGGTCGAGAACGGCAGGGTCAGGCGCTGCTGGAAGGGATGA
- the ctaD gene encoding aa3-type cytochrome oxidase subunit I has protein sequence MGTDTAQATVEGLRARRPGRLVVDWLTTTDHKKIGHLYLVTSFAFFLIGGAMALMMRAELARPGLQIMSNAQYNQLFTMHGTIMLLLFATPTFAGFANEIMPLQIGSPDVAFPRLNMLSYWLFLFGGLIVLGSLLTPDGAADFGWFAYAPLNSAEHTPGIGADMWIMGLALAGFGTILGAVNFLTTIIGMRAPGMTMFRMPIFTWNTLFTSILVLMAFPVLAAALLVLEADRRFGARVFEAADGGALLWQHLFWFFGHPEVYIIALPFFGIITEIIPVFSRKPIFGYLTLVGATMAITGLSVVVWAHHMFATGAVLLPYFSFMSFMIAVPTGVKFFNWSGTILKGSLSFETPMLWATGFLVTFLFGGLTGVILASPPMDFHVTDSYFVVAHFHYVVFGTVVFATFGGFYFWWPKFTGKLLDERLGKIHFWTLFVGFQVTFLVQHWLGAEGMPRRYADYLAADGFTALNTVSSIGAFLLGISTLPFVYNVWRTARFGTKVEANDPWGFGRSLEWATSCPPPRHNFVTLPRIRSESPAFDLHHPLYAEGARPAPEPGTAGPAPS, from the coding sequence ATGGGGACGGACACGGCGCAGGCGACCGTGGAAGGGTTGCGGGCGAGGCGGCCGGGACGGCTGGTGGTGGACTGGCTGACCACCACCGACCACAAGAAGATCGGCCACCTCTATCTGGTCACGTCGTTCGCGTTCTTCCTGATCGGCGGCGCCATGGCGCTGATGATGCGGGCCGAGCTGGCCCGGCCCGGCCTGCAGATCATGAGCAACGCCCAGTACAACCAGCTGTTCACCATGCACGGCACGATCATGCTGCTGCTGTTCGCGACCCCCACCTTCGCGGGGTTCGCCAACGAGATCATGCCGCTTCAGATCGGCTCCCCCGACGTGGCCTTCCCGCGGCTGAACATGCTGTCGTACTGGCTGTTCCTGTTCGGCGGGCTGATCGTGCTGGGCTCGCTGCTGACGCCGGACGGGGCCGCCGACTTCGGCTGGTTCGCGTACGCGCCGCTCAACAGCGCGGAGCACACACCGGGCATCGGCGCCGACATGTGGATCATGGGGCTCGCGCTGGCCGGCTTCGGCACGATCCTGGGTGCGGTGAACTTCCTGACGACGATCATCGGGATGCGCGCGCCGGGCATGACGATGTTCCGGATGCCGATCTTCACCTGGAACACGCTGTTCACGTCGATCCTCGTACTGATGGCGTTCCCCGTGCTCGCGGCGGCGCTGCTGGTCCTGGAGGCGGACCGGCGGTTCGGTGCACGGGTGTTCGAGGCCGCCGATGGCGGGGCGCTGCTGTGGCAGCACCTGTTCTGGTTCTTCGGCCATCCCGAGGTCTACATCATCGCGCTGCCGTTCTTCGGGATCATCACGGAGATCATCCCGGTCTTCAGCCGCAAGCCGATCTTCGGCTATCTGACGCTGGTCGGCGCGACGATGGCGATCACGGGTCTGTCGGTGGTCGTCTGGGCGCACCACATGTTCGCGACGGGCGCGGTGCTGCTGCCGTACTTCTCGTTCATGTCGTTCATGATCGCGGTACCCACGGGCGTGAAGTTCTTCAACTGGAGCGGCACGATACTCAAGGGCTCCCTGTCCTTCGAGACACCGATGCTGTGGGCGACCGGCTTTCTGGTGACGTTCCTGTTCGGCGGGCTGACGGGGGTGATCCTGGCCTCGCCGCCGATGGACTTCCACGTCACCGACTCGTACTTCGTGGTCGCCCACTTCCACTACGTCGTCTTCGGCACCGTCGTCTTCGCGACGTTCGGCGGCTTCTACTTCTGGTGGCCGAAGTTCACCGGGAAGCTGCTCGACGAACGACTCGGGAAGATCCACTTCTGGACGCTGTTCGTGGGCTTCCAGGTCACGTTCCTGGTGCAGCACTGGCTGGGCGCGGAGGGCATGCCGCGCCGGTACGCCGACTATCTGGCCGCCGACGGCTTCACCGCGCTCAACACCGTCTCGTCGATCGGCGCGTTCCTGCTCGGCATCTCGACGCTGCCATTCGTCTACAACGTCTGGAGGACCGCCAGGTTCGGCACCAAGGTGGAGGCCAACGACCCCTGGGGCTTCGGCCGCTCCCTGGAGTGGGCGACCTCCTGCCCGCCGCCGCGGCACAACTTCGTCACGCTGCCCCGGATCCGCTCGGAGTCCCCGGCCTTCGACCTGCATCATCCGTTGTACGCCGAGGGTGCTCGGCCCGCTCCAGAGCCCGGGACAGCCGGTCCCGCGCCGTCCTGA